A stretch of Streptomyces vietnamensis DNA encodes these proteins:
- a CDS encoding bifunctional GNAT family N-acetyltransferase/acetate--CoA ligase family protein translates to MQSASEQSEAAEPPASPAPPAPPEHAYPDHWEADVVLRDGGTARIRPITADDADRLVSFYEQVSDESKYYRFFAPYPRLSAKDVHRFTHHDFVDRVGLAATVGGEFIATVRYDRINAQGLPASAPADEAEVAFLVQDAHQGRGVASALLEHIAAVARERDIRRFAAEVLPANTKMIKVFTDAGYTQKRSFEDGSVRLHLDLEPTDRSLAVQRAREQRAEARSVQRLLTPGSVAVVGAGRAPGGVGRTVLRNLLGAGFTGRVYAVNAALTGETEFDGVPAHPSVGAIGEPVDLAIVAVPAERVPEAVADCGEHGVRGLVVLSAGYAESGAAGRERQRELVRQARSYGMRIIGPNAFGIINTADDVRLNASLAPQMPAAGRIGLFTQSGAIGIALLAGLYRRGAGLSSFISAGNRADVSGNDFLQHWYDDPGTDVVLLYLESIGNPRKFTRLARRTAAVKPVVVVKGARHSGSAPPGHRVPVTRIPHATVSALLRQAGVIRVDTVTELVDAGLLLAAQPLPAGPRVAILGNSESLGLLTYDACLTEGLRPLRPLDLTTAAVPADFRDALAAALADETSDAVVVTAIPWVGEDGATEFGDGEVLAAALREAVASAPAPTKPVVVVHVEMGGLAEALAVATSTRPTAAGRGATTPENRSGAVTPQGTHADGPRPEAAAPATAAATTPVQQTTTPVQQQGTNPVRQDATPAPQAATPAPQATIPAYPAAERAVRALAEAVRYGQWRRQAAEPGRVPEYEDIDEAGAAALIEGVLGGDGVDARGVTLDTEETGALLARYGITVRPTLPAPTPDAAVAAAGRLGYPVALKTTAPHLRHRPDLGGVRLDLATEEQLRTAYAELTEVLGKPEELQPVVQAMVPRGVDTVVRSAIDPAVGAVLSFGLSGAASELLGDTAHRLVPATDRDAAELIRSLRTAPLLFGWRGSAPVDTPALEELLLRVSRLVDDHPEVVAVSLEPVVVAPRGLSVLGATVRLAPPPPRTDLGPRSLPRY, encoded by the coding sequence ATGCAGAGCGCGTCGGAGCAGTCGGAAGCGGCGGAACCACCGGCATCACCGGCGCCGCCGGCACCGCCGGAGCACGCCTATCCCGACCACTGGGAGGCGGACGTGGTGCTCCGCGACGGCGGCACCGCGCGCATCAGGCCCATCACCGCCGACGACGCCGACCGGCTCGTCAGCTTCTACGAGCAGGTCTCGGACGAGTCGAAGTACTACCGCTTCTTCGCCCCCTACCCGCGCCTGTCCGCCAAGGACGTCCACCGCTTCACCCACCACGACTTCGTGGACCGGGTCGGGCTCGCGGCGACCGTCGGCGGCGAGTTCATCGCCACCGTGCGCTACGACCGCATCAACGCCCAGGGGCTGCCCGCCTCCGCCCCGGCCGACGAGGCCGAGGTCGCCTTCCTCGTCCAGGACGCGCACCAGGGGAGGGGCGTCGCCTCCGCCCTCCTCGAACACATCGCGGCGGTCGCGCGCGAGCGGGACATCCGGCGCTTCGCCGCCGAGGTGCTCCCCGCCAACACCAAGATGATCAAGGTCTTCACCGACGCGGGCTACACCCAGAAGCGCAGCTTCGAGGACGGCTCCGTACGGCTCCACCTCGACCTCGAACCGACCGACCGCTCCCTCGCCGTCCAGCGCGCGCGGGAGCAGCGCGCCGAGGCACGCTCCGTACAGCGGCTCCTCACCCCCGGCTCCGTCGCCGTCGTCGGCGCCGGACGCGCACCGGGCGGCGTCGGCCGGACCGTGCTCCGCAACCTCCTCGGGGCCGGCTTCACGGGACGGGTGTACGCGGTGAACGCCGCGCTCACCGGAGAGACCGAGTTCGACGGCGTCCCCGCCCACCCCTCCGTCGGCGCCATCGGCGAACCGGTGGACCTGGCGATCGTCGCCGTCCCCGCCGAACGGGTGCCCGAGGCCGTCGCGGACTGCGGCGAACACGGGGTGCGCGGCCTCGTCGTGCTCTCCGCCGGATACGCCGAGAGCGGGGCCGCCGGCCGCGAGCGCCAACGCGAGCTCGTACGGCAGGCCCGCTCGTACGGCATGCGGATCATCGGCCCCAACGCCTTCGGGATCATCAACACCGCCGACGACGTCAGGCTCAACGCCTCCCTCGCGCCGCAGATGCCGGCCGCCGGGCGGATCGGTCTCTTCACCCAGTCCGGCGCCATCGGGATCGCCCTCCTCGCCGGGCTGTACCGGCGCGGCGCCGGGCTCTCCTCCTTCATCTCGGCCGGCAACCGCGCCGACGTCTCCGGCAACGACTTCCTCCAGCACTGGTACGACGACCCCGGCACCGACGTCGTCCTCCTCTACCTGGAGTCGATCGGCAACCCCCGGAAGTTCACCCGGCTCGCCCGCCGCACCGCCGCCGTCAAGCCCGTCGTGGTCGTCAAGGGCGCCCGGCACAGCGGCAGCGCCCCGCCCGGCCACCGGGTGCCGGTCACCCGCATCCCGCACGCCACCGTCTCCGCGCTGCTCCGCCAGGCCGGGGTGATCCGCGTCGACACCGTCACCGAACTCGTCGACGCCGGACTGCTCCTCGCCGCCCAGCCGCTGCCCGCCGGGCCCCGGGTCGCGATCCTCGGCAACTCCGAGTCGCTCGGCCTCCTCACGTACGACGCCTGCCTGACCGAGGGGCTGCGCCCGCTCCGGCCGCTCGACCTGACGACGGCGGCGGTCCCGGCGGACTTCCGGGACGCGCTGGCGGCGGCGCTCGCGGACGAGACCTCCGACGCGGTCGTCGTCACCGCGATCCCCTGGGTCGGCGAGGACGGGGCCACCGAGTTCGGCGACGGCGAGGTGCTCGCGGCCGCCCTCCGCGAGGCCGTCGCCTCCGCCCCCGCGCCGACGAAGCCGGTCGTCGTCGTCCACGTCGAGATGGGCGGCCTCGCGGAGGCCCTCGCGGTGGCGACCAGCACCCGGCCGACGGCGGCGGGGCGCGGGGCCACCACCCCGGAGAACCGTTCCGGCGCCGTCACTCCGCAGGGAACCCACGCAGACGGGCCCCGCCCCGAGGCCGCCGCCCCCGCCACAGCCGCGGCCACCACTCCCGTACAGCAGACCACCACCCCCGTACAGCAGCAGGGCACCAACCCCGTACGACAAGACGCCACTCCCGCACCGCAGGCCGCCACTCCCGCACCGCAGGCCACCATCCCCGCCTACCCCGCCGCCGAGCGGGCCGTGCGGGCCCTGGCCGAGGCCGTGCGGTACGGGCAGTGGCGGCGGCAGGCCGCCGAGCCCGGGCGGGTGCCCGAGTACGAGGACATCGACGAGGCCGGGGCCGCCGCGCTCATCGAAGGGGTCCTCGGCGGCGACGGCGTGGACGCCCGCGGTGTGACCCTCGACACCGAGGAGACCGGGGCGCTGCTGGCCCGGTACGGGATCACCGTCCGGCCCACCCTCCCCGCGCCCACCCCCGACGCCGCCGTCGCGGCCGCCGGCCGGCTCGGCTACCCCGTCGCGCTCAAGACGACCGCGCCCCACCTCCGCCACCGCCCCGACCTCGGGGGCGTCCGCCTCGACCTCGCCACCGAGGAGCAGCTCCGCACGGCGTACGCCGAGCTGACCGAGGTCCTCGGCAAGCCGGAGGAGCTCCAGCCCGTCGTCCAGGCGATGGTGCCCCGGGGCGTCGACACCGTCGTCCGCTCCGCGATCGACCCGGCCGTCGGCGCCGTCCTCTCCTTCGGCCTCTCGGGCGCGGCCTCCGAACTGCTCGGCGACACGGCCCACCGGCTGGTGCCGGCCACCGACCGGGACGCCGCCGAACTCATCCGCTCCCTGCGCACCGCCCCGCTCCTCTTCGGCTGGCGGGGCTCGGCCCCCGTCGACACCCCGGCCCTGGAGGAGCTCCTGCTGCGGGTCTCCCGGCTCGTCGACGACCACCCCGAGGTGGTGGCGGTCTCCCTGGAGCCGGTGGTCGTGGCCCCCCGTGGCCTCTCCGTCCTCGGCGCGACCGTCCGCCTGGCTCCGCCGCCGCCCCGCACCGACCTCGGACCGAGGAGCCTGCCACGTTACTGA
- a CDS encoding DUF5998 family protein, producing MAKSGTTTQGLRAAIERSGYYPALVAEAVEAAVGGEAITSYVVHQETTFDANEVRRHVTVLVLTPHRFIVSHTDEQAADTSSPSPYATTSTESVKLDRISSVVVSRVVANPESYTPGTLPREVVLTIGWGAVSRIDLEPAACGDPNCDADHGYTGNATADDLSLRVSDAGDGPDTVRQTLAFAQALSEAIAATAAPTR from the coding sequence ATGGCAAAGAGCGGTACGACGACCCAGGGGCTGCGCGCGGCGATCGAGCGCAGCGGCTACTACCCGGCCCTCGTGGCCGAGGCGGTGGAGGCCGCCGTCGGTGGCGAGGCCATCACGTCGTACGTGGTCCACCAGGAGACCACCTTCGACGCGAACGAGGTCCGGCGCCACGTCACCGTCCTCGTCCTGACGCCGCACCGCTTCATCGTCAGCCACACCGACGAGCAGGCCGCCGACACCAGCTCCCCGAGCCCGTACGCCACGACCTCCACCGAGTCCGTGAAGCTCGACCGGATCTCGTCGGTCGTCGTCAGCCGCGTGGTCGCCAACCCCGAGTCGTACACGCCGGGCACCCTGCCCCGCGAAGTGGTCCTCACCATCGGCTGGGGTGCCGTCTCCCGCATCGACCTGGAGCCCGCCGCCTGCGGCGACCCCAACTGCGACGCCGACCACGGCTACACCGGCAACGCCACCGCCGACGACCTCAGCCTGCGCGTGAGCGACGCCGGGGACGGCCCGGACACCGTCCGGCAGACCCTCGCGTTCGCCCAGGCCCTGTCCGAAGCCATCGCGGCGACCGCCGCACCCACCCGCTGA
- a CDS encoding alkaline phosphatase family protein: protein MVQPNTAVSHGWPDEPIPLAPETAPVPEYTSGSLGDLLPTLVAGQGVPGFDARIAELTPADRNCVFLIDGLGWEQIKAHPDEAPYLTSLLGTSRGGTGRPVTAGFPATTATSLASVGTGRHPGTHGLPGYTVRNPETGELMNQLRWKPWTAPHVWQPYPTVFQLAHEAGIHAAQVSSPIFEQTPLTKVALSGGTFHGRLSGEERMDFAAEQLAAGDRSLVYTYYSELDGAGHRFGIDSDAWRGQLMFVDRLVQRLAEQLPPRATLYVTADHGMVDIPFDEQHRIDFDEDWELRAGVALLGGEGRARHVYAVPGAEADVLTCWREVVGEQFWVASRDEAIALGWFGDEVDERVYGRIGDVVAAAHDDVAITASVNEPHESAMVGMHGSMTPAEQLVPLLEVRS from the coding sequence ATGGTGCAGCCGAACACCGCCGTGAGCCACGGCTGGCCCGACGAACCGATTCCGCTCGCCCCGGAGACCGCGCCGGTGCCCGAGTACACCTCCGGCTCGCTCGGCGACCTGCTGCCGACGCTCGTGGCGGGCCAGGGCGTGCCCGGCTTCGACGCGCGGATCGCGGAGCTGACCCCGGCCGACCGGAACTGCGTCTTCCTGATCGACGGGCTCGGCTGGGAGCAGATCAAGGCCCACCCGGACGAGGCCCCGTACCTGACCTCGCTCCTCGGCACCTCGCGCGGCGGCACGGGCCGCCCGGTCACCGCCGGATTCCCCGCCACCACCGCGACCTCGCTCGCCTCCGTCGGCACCGGCCGCCACCCCGGGACGCACGGACTGCCCGGCTACACCGTGCGCAACCCCGAGACCGGCGAGCTGATGAACCAGCTGCGCTGGAAGCCGTGGACCGCGCCGCACGTCTGGCAGCCGTACCCGACCGTCTTCCAGCTCGCGCACGAGGCCGGGATCCACGCCGCCCAGGTGTCCTCCCCGATCTTCGAGCAGACCCCGCTCACCAAGGTCGCGCTCAGTGGCGGAACGTTTCACGGGCGGCTCTCCGGCGAGGAGCGCATGGACTTCGCCGCCGAGCAGCTCGCCGCCGGCGACCGCTCGCTGGTCTACACGTACTACAGCGAGCTCGACGGCGCCGGTCACCGCTTCGGCATCGACTCCGACGCCTGGCGCGGCCAGCTGATGTTCGTCGACCGGCTCGTGCAGCGGCTCGCCGAGCAGCTGCCGCCCCGTGCGACCCTGTACGTCACGGCCGACCACGGCATGGTCGACATCCCCTTCGACGAGCAGCACCGCATCGACTTCGACGAGGACTGGGAGCTGCGCGCGGGCGTCGCCCTCCTCGGCGGCGAGGGGCGCGCCCGCCACGTCTACGCCGTGCCCGGCGCCGAGGCGGACGTCCTCACCTGCTGGCGCGAGGTCGTCGGCGAGCAGTTCTGGGTGGCGAGCCGCGACGAGGCCATCGCCCTCGGCTGGTTCGGCGACGAGGTCGACGAGCGGGTCTACGGCCGGATCGGCGACGTCGTCGCCGCGGCCCACGACGACGTGGCGATCACCGCCTCCGTCAACGAGCCGCACGAGTCCGCGATGGTCGGCATGCACGGGTCCATGACCCCTGCGGAGCAGCTCGTCCCGCTGCTCGAAGTCCGTTCCTGA
- a CDS encoding thymidine kinase, whose product MPELVFFSGTMDCGKSTLALQIAHNRDARGLQGVIFTRDDRAGEGKLSSRLGLVTDAVEAPRDMDLYAYLVTQLSQGGKADYVIVDEAQFLAPEQIDQLARIVDDLSLDVFAFGITTDFRTKLFPGSQRLIELADRIEHLQVEALCWCGARATHNARTVGGEMVVEGEQVVVGDVNRPAEEIGYEVLCRRHHRRRLTSSSAHASALSPDVLPVGQA is encoded by the coding sequence ATGCCCGAGCTGGTCTTCTTCTCCGGAACCATGGACTGCGGGAAGAGCACCCTGGCGCTCCAGATCGCCCACAACCGCGACGCGCGGGGGCTTCAGGGCGTGATCTTCACCCGCGACGACCGGGCGGGCGAGGGCAAGCTGTCCTCCCGGCTCGGCCTGGTGACGGACGCGGTCGAGGCGCCCCGGGACATGGACCTGTACGCGTACCTCGTCACCCAGCTCTCCCAGGGCGGCAAGGCCGACTACGTCATCGTGGACGAGGCGCAGTTCCTCGCCCCGGAGCAGATAGACCAGCTCGCCCGCATCGTCGACGACCTCAGCCTGGACGTCTTCGCCTTCGGGATCACGACGGACTTCCGTACGAAGCTGTTCCCCGGCTCCCAGCGGCTGATCGAACTGGCGGACCGGATCGAACACCTCCAGGTCGAGGCCCTGTGCTGGTGCGGCGCCCGCGCCACGCACAACGCCCGTACGGTCGGCGGCGAGATGGTCGTCGAGGGCGAACAGGTCGTCGTCGGGGACGTGAACCGCCCGGCCGAGGAGATCGGCTACGAGGTCCTCTGCCGCCGCCACCACCGTCGCCGCCTGACCTCGTCCTCCGCCCACGCGAGCGCCCTCTCCCCGGACGTCCTTCCCGTCGGCCAGGCCTGA
- a CDS encoding TetR/AcrR family transcriptional regulator: MSTARERILEATEELLATKDALAISTRAICDRAKVGMPEIYRQFGDKQGLLTAVADIGFERFLTEKRRNPLTEDPVADLCTAWDSHVTFALRNPYLYRLMFTPTGDAKPQAIKEAQAILLKAVERCRDAGRLRMAPELAGQSILSANVGVCMMALSFPELFGDPAISYAVRDAVIGKVTGDEREDTRIGSATVLAQALVGTLTGTAPLDTAALDDLTRALRPPA; the protein is encoded by the coding sequence ATGTCGACGGCACGAGAGCGCATCCTGGAAGCCACCGAGGAACTGCTCGCCACCAAGGACGCGCTGGCCATCTCGACCCGGGCGATCTGCGACCGGGCGAAGGTCGGCATGCCGGAGATCTACCGCCAGTTCGGCGACAAGCAGGGGCTGCTCACGGCGGTGGCCGACATCGGCTTCGAGCGCTTCCTCACCGAGAAGCGGCGGAACCCGCTCACCGAGGACCCGGTGGCGGACCTGTGCACGGCCTGGGACAGCCACGTCACGTTCGCGCTGCGCAACCCGTACCTCTACCGCCTGATGTTCACGCCGACGGGCGACGCCAAGCCGCAGGCCATCAAGGAGGCCCAGGCGATCCTCCTGAAGGCCGTGGAACGCTGCCGCGACGCCGGACGCCTGCGCATGGCCCCGGAACTGGCCGGCCAGTCGATCCTCTCCGCCAACGTGGGCGTGTGCATGATGGCGCTGTCCTTTCCCGAACTGTTCGGGGACCCCGCCATCTCGTACGCGGTGCGTGACGCCGTCATCGGAAAGGTCACCGGCGACGAGCGCGAGGACACCCGCATCGGCTCCGCGACCGTCCTCGCCCAGGCACTGGTCGGCACCCTGACGGGAACGGCCCCCCTGGACACCGCCGCCCTCGACGACCTGACCCGCGCCCTCCGGCCGCCGGCCTGA
- a CDS encoding isochorismatase family protein — protein MTASTTLRDVIGLPQELPRLGESVLIMVDFQNTYRTGVMRLDGAEEAVAAGARLLAAARAAGAPVVHVVNDGGEGTPYDIRAEIGSISDEVAPIEGEKVVVKQFPNAFHATDLEETLKELGAGGDLVIAGFMTHMCVLFTAQGAFNLGYRPTVVAEATATRPLEAPDGTVQSSDALRAASLTTVRDLFGTVARTVDELVG, from the coding sequence ATGACCGCCTCCACCACCCTTCGCGATGTGATCGGCCTGCCCCAGGAGCTGCCGCGACTCGGCGAGTCCGTGCTGATCATGGTCGACTTCCAGAACACCTACCGCACCGGCGTCATGCGGCTCGACGGGGCCGAGGAGGCCGTGGCCGCCGGCGCCCGGCTGCTCGCCGCCGCCCGTGCCGCCGGTGCCCCGGTCGTCCACGTCGTCAACGACGGCGGCGAGGGCACCCCGTACGACATCCGGGCCGAGATCGGCTCCATCAGCGACGAAGTCGCCCCGATCGAGGGCGAGAAGGTCGTCGTCAAGCAGTTCCCCAACGCCTTCCACGCCACCGACCTGGAGGAGACCCTCAAGGAACTCGGCGCCGGCGGCGACCTGGTCATCGCCGGCTTCATGACGCACATGTGCGTCCTCTTCACCGCCCAGGGCGCCTTCAACCTCGGCTACCGCCCCACCGTGGTCGCCGAGGCCACCGCGACCCGCCCCCTGGAGGCGCCGGACGGCACCGTGCAGTCCTCGGACGCGCTCCGGGCCGCGAGCCTCACGACCGTTCGTGATCTCTTCGGGACCGTGGCGCGCACGGTCGACGAGCTCGTCGGCTGA